A window of the Coregonus clupeaformis isolate EN_2021a unplaced genomic scaffold, ASM2061545v1 scaf1446, whole genome shotgun sequence genome harbors these coding sequences:
- the LOC121577701 gene encoding taste receptor type 1 member 3-like isoform X1: MVVPLRLLVLCWVFGAGCSQSSPPWFQNITTNLFNSSGDILLGGLFPINELTSNLSYRVKPDNISCDRINEHGLGMALVMKYTVDEINANSTLLPGIRLGYEIFDTCKQSAVIVKPTVLFLTEDSSRELAVKCNYTDYVSRVVAVIGPSTSEMVSVIGQLLGFFLMPQISYLATSDKFSDKSMYPSFLRTVPSDKRQVEAMVHLLNRFQWNWVAVVGSEDEYGRQGQRQFSTLAAKSSICVGYEGLIPTYSDPQPVVREILDHIAETKVGVVVVFSLSQPARAFFTEVIRRNLTGVWVASDDWALHRDVSTLPNIHTVGTIIAFAVQSQTLTLLTPYTREVFSRIREEMARQSIQGPDTESTYGMNQCPDCWNLSPDNMSLVTEPILQRTAFSVYAAIYSVAHALHNMLRCNANSCLRGAKSKVYPWQLLEVLKKVNFSLNGSHFEFDSNGNPNIGYNVLQWVWGNNSLSFKDVGTFYENLSINNTLIQWHTGSTKAPESTCSSECGPGQVHRVKGFHSCCYDCIECLPGTFQNGTMDIQCTQCLEGQWSLVRSTNCTEPTFDFLTWSQPESLVLLLAILVLLACQGAVGFLLLQHRGSPLVRASGGPLGGVALLSLMGGCACLLLFLGQPGEVVCRLQLPLNSIFHTVTLSTILANSLQIVYVTEFPGKVHFHLDTLRGPGGWLLVLACCGVQAGICGYYVQEGPSLSQYLAKMKVTFVRKFLRCPVEPILGLGLMQGFNGLLALISFMCTFMAVKTVRQYNLARDITFSTLTYCVVWVVFIPIYTGLNDKDRSIIHVSVSLLSNMGLMVAYYLPKCHLLLKKPELNTAEHFRTFLEGAEATPQEEHDQGPGGAGQGSAGGEQGSAGGGQGSAGEGQGSAGKGQGQDLGR; the protein is encoded by the exons ATGGTGGTGCCATTGAGACTGCTGGTTCTATGCTGGGTGTTTGGAGCAGGTTGTAGTCAGAGCTCTCCACCATGGTTCCAGAACATCACTACCAACCTGTTCAACTCCTCAGGAGACATCCTCCTCGGGGGGCTCTTCCCCATTAACGAGCTCACCAGCAACCTGAGCTACAGAGTAAAGCCGGACAACATTAGCTGTGACAG AATTAATGAGCATGGGCTAGGTATGGCCCTTGTGATGAAGTACACAGTGGATGAGATCAACGCCAACTCCACCCTACTCCCTGGCATCAGGCTGGGCTATGAGATCTTCGACACCTGCAAGCAGTCTGCCGTCATCGTGAAGCCCACTGTCCTCTTCCTCACTGAGGACTCCAGCCGAGAGCTGGCCGTCAAGTGTAACTACACAGACTACGTATCCCGTGTGGTGGCTGTCATCGGCCCATCCACCTCAGAGATGGTCTCAGTTATAGGACAACTACTGGGATTCTTCCTCATGCCACAG ATCAGCTACCTCGCAACTAGTGACAAGTTCAGTGACAAGAGTATGTACCCATCGTTCCTGCGCACCGTGCCCAGTGACAAGAGGCAGGTGGAGGCCATGGTGCATCTGCTGAACAGGTTCCAGTGGAACTGGGTGGCCGTGGTGGGCAGTGAGGATGAGTATGGACGCCAGGGCCAGCGCCAGTTCTCCACCCTGGCAGCAAAGAGCTCCATTTGTGTTGGGTACGAGGGGTTAATCCCTACCTACAGCGACCCACAGCCAGTGGTCAGAGAGATCCTGGACCACATCGCAGAGACCAAGGTGGGAGTGGTGGTGGTCTTTTCCCTCTCCCAGCCTGCCAGAGCCTTCTTCACTGAG GTGATCAGGAGGAATCTGACAGGGGTGTGGGTGGCCAGCGATGATTGGGCCCTGCACAGAGACGTATCAACTCTCCCAAACATCCACACTGTGGGCACTATCATCGCCTTCGCAGTCCAGAGCCAGACCCTGACCCTGCTCACACCCTACACCAGGGAAGTCTTCTCCAGGATCAGAGAGGAGATGGCCAGGCAGTCCATACAAGGTCCAGATACAGAGTCAACCTATGGTATGAACCAGTGCCCAGACTGCTGGAACCTGTCCCCAGACAACATGAGTCTAGTGACAGAGCCCATACTGCAGAGGACAGCTTTCAGTGTCTATGCTGCCATCTACAGTGTTGCACACGCACTGCATAACATGCTCCGGTGCAATGCCAATAGCTGCCTTAGGGGCGCTAAAAGCAAAGTCTATCCCTGGCAG CTGTTGGAGGTGCTGAAGAAGGTAAACTTCAGTCTAAATGGAAGTCATTTTGAGTTTGACAGTAATGGAAACCCAAACATTGGCTACAACGTACTACAGTGGGTCTGGGGAAACAACAGTCTGAGTTTCAAAGATGTCGGCACTTTCTATGAGAACCTGTCAATTAACAACACCCTCATCCAATGGCATACAGGCAGTACTAAG GCCCCTGAGTCTACCTGTTCCTCTGAATGTGGCCCTGGCCAGGTGCACAGAGTGAAAGGCTTCCATTCCTGCTGCTATGACTGTATTGAATGTTTACCGGGCACCTTCCAGAATGGCACAA TGGACATCCAGTGTACCCAGTGTCTAGAGGGCCAGTGGTCCCTGGTACGTAGCACCAACTGCACCGAACCTACCTTTGACTTCCTTACCTGGAGCCAGCCTGAGTCCCTGGTGTTGCTGCTGGCCATACTGGTGCTGCTGGCCTGTCAGGGAGCTGTGGGGTTCCTGCTCCTGCAGCACCGGGGGTCTCCACTGGTGAGGGCCTCTGGGGGGCCCCTGGGTGGTGTGGCCCTGCTCAGCCTGATGGGGGGCTGTGCCTGCCTGCTGCTGTTCCTGGGCCAGCCGGGGGAGGTGGTGTGTCGTCTGCAGCTTCCCCTCAACTCCATTTTCCACACGGTCACCCTGTCCACCATCCTAGCCAACTCACTGCAG ATTGTGTATGTGACAGAGTTCCCTGGGAAAGTTCATTTTCATCTGGATACACTAAGAGGCCCTGGAGGCTGGCTGCTGGTATTGGCCTGCTGTGGTGTGCAGGCAGGGATCTGTGGCTACTATGTCCAGGAAGGGCCCTCTCTATCCCAGTACCTGGCCAAGATGAAGGTGACCTTTGTGAGGAAGTTCCTGCGATGCCCTGTGGAGCCCATTTTAGGTCTGGGCCTGATGCAGGGCTTCAATGGCCTCCTGGCCCTCATATCCTTCATGTGCACCTTCATGGCTGTGAAGACCGTTCGACAGTACAACCTGGCCAGAGATATCACCTTCTCCACCCTGACCTACTGTGTGGTTTGGGTGGTCTTTATCCCCATCTACACCGGTCTGAATGACAAGGATCGCTCCATCATTCATGTATCTGTCAGTTTGCTCAGTAACATGGGGCTGATGGTGGCCTACTATCTGCCAAAATGTCACCTGCTGCTGAAGAAACCTGAGCTCAACACAGCAGAGCACTTCCGTACCTTCCTCGAGGGGGCTGAAGCAACTCCTCAGGAGGAACATGACCAGGGACCTGGAGGGGCGGGACAGGGATCTGCAGGGGGGGAACAGGGATCTGCAGGGGGGGGACAGGGATCTGCAGGGGAGGGACAGGGATCTGCAGggaagggacagggacaggacctgggacgGTGA
- the LOC121577701 gene encoding taste receptor type 1 member 3-like isoform X2, whose amino-acid sequence MVVPLRLLVLCWVFGAGCSQSSPPWFQNITTNLFNSSGDILLGGLFPINELTSNLSYRVKPDNISCDRLGYEIFDTCKQSAVIVKPTVLFLTEDSSRELAVKCNYTDYVSRVVAVIGPSTSEMVSVIGQLLGFFLMPQISYLATSDKFSDKSMYPSFLRTVPSDKRQVEAMVHLLNRFQWNWVAVVGSEDEYGRQGQRQFSTLAAKSSICVGYEGLIPTYSDPQPVVREILDHIAETKVGVVVVFSLSQPARAFFTEVIRRNLTGVWVASDDWALHRDVSTLPNIHTVGTIIAFAVQSQTLTLLTPYTREVFSRIREEMARQSIQGPDTESTYGMNQCPDCWNLSPDNMSLVTEPILQRTAFSVYAAIYSVAHALHNMLRCNANSCLRGAKSKVYPWQLLEVLKKVNFSLNGSHFEFDSNGNPNIGYNVLQWVWGNNSLSFKDVGTFYENLSINNTLIQWHTGSTKAPESTCSSECGPGQVHRVKGFHSCCYDCIECLPGTFQNGTMDIQCTQCLEGQWSLVRSTNCTEPTFDFLTWSQPESLVLLLAILVLLACQGAVGFLLLQHRGSPLVRASGGPLGGVALLSLMGGCACLLLFLGQPGEVVCRLQLPLNSIFHTVTLSTILANSLQIVYVTEFPGKVHFHLDTLRGPGGWLLVLACCGVQAGICGYYVQEGPSLSQYLAKMKVTFVRKFLRCPVEPILGLGLMQGFNGLLALISFMCTFMAVKTVRQYNLARDITFSTLTYCVVWVVFIPIYTGLNDKDRSIIHVSVSLLSNMGLMVAYYLPKCHLLLKKPELNTAEHFRTFLEGAEATPQEEHDQGPGGAGQGSAGGEQGSAGGGQGSAGEGQGSAGKGQGQDLGR is encoded by the exons ATGGTGGTGCCATTGAGACTGCTGGTTCTATGCTGGGTGTTTGGAGCAGGTTGTAGTCAGAGCTCTCCACCATGGTTCCAGAACATCACTACCAACCTGTTCAACTCCTCAGGAGACATCCTCCTCGGGGGGCTCTTCCCCATTAACGAGCTCACCAGCAACCTGAGCTACAGAGTAAAGCCGGACAACATTAGCTGTGACAG GCTGGGCTATGAGATCTTCGACACCTGCAAGCAGTCTGCCGTCATCGTGAAGCCCACTGTCCTCTTCCTCACTGAGGACTCCAGCCGAGAGCTGGCCGTCAAGTGTAACTACACAGACTACGTATCCCGTGTGGTGGCTGTCATCGGCCCATCCACCTCAGAGATGGTCTCAGTTATAGGACAACTACTGGGATTCTTCCTCATGCCACAG ATCAGCTACCTCGCAACTAGTGACAAGTTCAGTGACAAGAGTATGTACCCATCGTTCCTGCGCACCGTGCCCAGTGACAAGAGGCAGGTGGAGGCCATGGTGCATCTGCTGAACAGGTTCCAGTGGAACTGGGTGGCCGTGGTGGGCAGTGAGGATGAGTATGGACGCCAGGGCCAGCGCCAGTTCTCCACCCTGGCAGCAAAGAGCTCCATTTGTGTTGGGTACGAGGGGTTAATCCCTACCTACAGCGACCCACAGCCAGTGGTCAGAGAGATCCTGGACCACATCGCAGAGACCAAGGTGGGAGTGGTGGTGGTCTTTTCCCTCTCCCAGCCTGCCAGAGCCTTCTTCACTGAG GTGATCAGGAGGAATCTGACAGGGGTGTGGGTGGCCAGCGATGATTGGGCCCTGCACAGAGACGTATCAACTCTCCCAAACATCCACACTGTGGGCACTATCATCGCCTTCGCAGTCCAGAGCCAGACCCTGACCCTGCTCACACCCTACACCAGGGAAGTCTTCTCCAGGATCAGAGAGGAGATGGCCAGGCAGTCCATACAAGGTCCAGATACAGAGTCAACCTATGGTATGAACCAGTGCCCAGACTGCTGGAACCTGTCCCCAGACAACATGAGTCTAGTGACAGAGCCCATACTGCAGAGGACAGCTTTCAGTGTCTATGCTGCCATCTACAGTGTTGCACACGCACTGCATAACATGCTCCGGTGCAATGCCAATAGCTGCCTTAGGGGCGCTAAAAGCAAAGTCTATCCCTGGCAG CTGTTGGAGGTGCTGAAGAAGGTAAACTTCAGTCTAAATGGAAGTCATTTTGAGTTTGACAGTAATGGAAACCCAAACATTGGCTACAACGTACTACAGTGGGTCTGGGGAAACAACAGTCTGAGTTTCAAAGATGTCGGCACTTTCTATGAGAACCTGTCAATTAACAACACCCTCATCCAATGGCATACAGGCAGTACTAAG GCCCCTGAGTCTACCTGTTCCTCTGAATGTGGCCCTGGCCAGGTGCACAGAGTGAAAGGCTTCCATTCCTGCTGCTATGACTGTATTGAATGTTTACCGGGCACCTTCCAGAATGGCACAA TGGACATCCAGTGTACCCAGTGTCTAGAGGGCCAGTGGTCCCTGGTACGTAGCACCAACTGCACCGAACCTACCTTTGACTTCCTTACCTGGAGCCAGCCTGAGTCCCTGGTGTTGCTGCTGGCCATACTGGTGCTGCTGGCCTGTCAGGGAGCTGTGGGGTTCCTGCTCCTGCAGCACCGGGGGTCTCCACTGGTGAGGGCCTCTGGGGGGCCCCTGGGTGGTGTGGCCCTGCTCAGCCTGATGGGGGGCTGTGCCTGCCTGCTGCTGTTCCTGGGCCAGCCGGGGGAGGTGGTGTGTCGTCTGCAGCTTCCCCTCAACTCCATTTTCCACACGGTCACCCTGTCCACCATCCTAGCCAACTCACTGCAG ATTGTGTATGTGACAGAGTTCCCTGGGAAAGTTCATTTTCATCTGGATACACTAAGAGGCCCTGGAGGCTGGCTGCTGGTATTGGCCTGCTGTGGTGTGCAGGCAGGGATCTGTGGCTACTATGTCCAGGAAGGGCCCTCTCTATCCCAGTACCTGGCCAAGATGAAGGTGACCTTTGTGAGGAAGTTCCTGCGATGCCCTGTGGAGCCCATTTTAGGTCTGGGCCTGATGCAGGGCTTCAATGGCCTCCTGGCCCTCATATCCTTCATGTGCACCTTCATGGCTGTGAAGACCGTTCGACAGTACAACCTGGCCAGAGATATCACCTTCTCCACCCTGACCTACTGTGTGGTTTGGGTGGTCTTTATCCCCATCTACACCGGTCTGAATGACAAGGATCGCTCCATCATTCATGTATCTGTCAGTTTGCTCAGTAACATGGGGCTGATGGTGGCCTACTATCTGCCAAAATGTCACCTGCTGCTGAAGAAACCTGAGCTCAACACAGCAGAGCACTTCCGTACCTTCCTCGAGGGGGCTGAAGCAACTCCTCAGGAGGAACATGACCAGGGACCTGGAGGGGCGGGACAGGGATCTGCAGGGGGGGAACAGGGATCTGCAGGGGGGGGACAGGGATCTGCAGGGGAGGGACAGGGATCTGCAGggaagggacagggacaggacctgggacgGTGA